The following proteins are encoded in a genomic region of Opisthocomus hoazin isolate bOpiHoa1 chromosome 4, bOpiHoa1.hap1, whole genome shotgun sequence:
- the CCM2 gene encoding cerebral cavernous malformations 2 protein isoform X1 → MEEEGKKGKKPGIVSPFKRVFLKGEKGRDKKAQEKVTERRPLHTVLVSLPDRVEPDVLLNDYIEKEVKYLGQLTSIPGYLNPSSRTEILHLIDNAKRAHQLPGQLTQEHDAVISLSAYNIKLVWRDGEDLILRVPIHDIASVSYIRDDSSHLVVLKTAQDPGISPSQSLCAESSKALTSGSLSESGVVPVEACCLVVLATENKVTAEELCSLLSQVFQIVYTESTIDFLDRAIFDGASTPTRHMSLHSDDSSTKVDVKESYETEASTFSFPETLDVGDNSPSSFCTQQSPHIKTVSESELSTTATELLQDYMMTLRTKLSSQEIQQFAMLLHEYRNGASIHEFCINLKQLYGDSRKFLLLGLRPFIPEKDSQHFENFLETIGVKDGRGIITDSFGRYRRTLSTTSNSTTNGNGAAGSSDDQSGPSEEDEWDRMISHISNDIEALGCSMDRDSS, encoded by the exons CCTGGAATAGTGTCTCCTTTCAAACGAGTCTTCCTGAAGGGCGAAAAAGGTCGGGATAAAAAAGCCCAGGAGAAGGTTACGGAGAGACGGCCTCTGCATACggtgctggtgtccctgcccgaCCGCGTCGAACCGGACGTGCTGCTGAACGACTACATCGAGAAAGAAGTGAAG taTTTAGGTCAACTCACGTCCATCCCAGGGTACCTGAATCCCTCCAGCCGCACGGAAATCCTGCATTTGATCGATAATGCAAAG AGAGCACACCAGCTCCCGGGGCAGCTGACCCAGGAACACGACGCTGTCATCAGTCTCTCTGCCTACAACATCAAGCTGGTGTGGAGGGATGGAGAAGATCTCATCCTCAGGGTCCCCATCCATGACATCGCGTCCGTTTCCTACATCCGAGATGACTCCTCTCACTTGGTCGTGCTGAAAACAG ctcAGGACCCCGGGATCTCCCCAAGCCAGAGTCTCTGCGCCGAGAGCTCCAAAGCTCTGACTTCAGGCTCGCTGTCGGAGAGCGGGGTGGTCCCCGTCGAAGCTTGTTGCTTGGTGGTCCTGGCTACGGAGAACAAA GTGACTGCCGAGGAGCTGTGCTCCCTTCTCAGCCAAGTCTTCCAGATTGTTTACACTGAGTCCACGATAGACTTCTTGGACAGAGCAATATTTGATGGGGCGTCCACGCCGACGCGGCACATGTCCTTACACAGCG acgACTCTTCTACAAAAGTGGACGTTAAGGAATCCTACGAAACGGAAGCAAGCACTTT TTCCTTTCCAGAAACCTTGGACGTGGGTGACAACTCCCCCTCTTCCTTCTGCACGCAACAGTCACCACACATCAAGACGGTCAGCGAGAGCGAGCTGAGCACCACGGCGACAGAGCTGCTCCAGGACTATATGATGACG CTCCGAACGAAGCTCTCCTCCCAGGAGATCCAGCAGTTCGCAATGCTCCTGCACGAGTATCGCAACGGCGCTTCGATCCACGAATTCTGCATCAACCTGAAGCAGCTCTACGGGGACAGCAGAAAGTTCCTGCTCTTAG GTCTTCGCCCCTTCATCCCCGAGAAGGACAGCCAACACTTCGAGAACTTCCTGGAGACCATCGGCGTGAAGGACGGCCGCGGCATCATCACCGACAGTTTCGGGAGGTACAGGCGGACGCTCAGCACCACCTCCAACTCCACCACCAACGGCAACGGCGCCGCGGGCAGCTCGGACGACCAGTCCGGCCCTTCCGAGGAGGACGAGTGGGACCGCATGATCTCGCACATCAGCAACGACATCGaagccctgggctgcagcatGGACCGCGATTCCTCCTGA
- the CCM2 gene encoding cerebral cavernous malformations 2 protein isoform X2 — MENEPGIVSPFKRVFLKGEKGRDKKAQEKVTERRPLHTVLVSLPDRVEPDVLLNDYIEKEVKYLGQLTSIPGYLNPSSRTEILHLIDNAKRAHQLPGQLTQEHDAVISLSAYNIKLVWRDGEDLILRVPIHDIASVSYIRDDSSHLVVLKTAQDPGISPSQSLCAESSKALTSGSLSESGVVPVEACCLVVLATENKVTAEELCSLLSQVFQIVYTESTIDFLDRAIFDGASTPTRHMSLHSDDSSTKVDVKESYETEASTFSFPETLDVGDNSPSSFCTQQSPHIKTVSESELSTTATELLQDYMMTLRTKLSSQEIQQFAMLLHEYRNGASIHEFCINLKQLYGDSRKFLLLGLRPFIPEKDSQHFENFLETIGVKDGRGIITDSFGRYRRTLSTTSNSTTNGNGAAGSSDDQSGPSEEDEWDRMISHISNDIEALGCSMDRDSS; from the exons ATGGAGAACGAG CCTGGAATAGTGTCTCCTTTCAAACGAGTCTTCCTGAAGGGCGAAAAAGGTCGGGATAAAAAAGCCCAGGAGAAGGTTACGGAGAGACGGCCTCTGCATACggtgctggtgtccctgcccgaCCGCGTCGAACCGGACGTGCTGCTGAACGACTACATCGAGAAAGAAGTGAAG taTTTAGGTCAACTCACGTCCATCCCAGGGTACCTGAATCCCTCCAGCCGCACGGAAATCCTGCATTTGATCGATAATGCAAAG AGAGCACACCAGCTCCCGGGGCAGCTGACCCAGGAACACGACGCTGTCATCAGTCTCTCTGCCTACAACATCAAGCTGGTGTGGAGGGATGGAGAAGATCTCATCCTCAGGGTCCCCATCCATGACATCGCGTCCGTTTCCTACATCCGAGATGACTCCTCTCACTTGGTCGTGCTGAAAACAG ctcAGGACCCCGGGATCTCCCCAAGCCAGAGTCTCTGCGCCGAGAGCTCCAAAGCTCTGACTTCAGGCTCGCTGTCGGAGAGCGGGGTGGTCCCCGTCGAAGCTTGTTGCTTGGTGGTCCTGGCTACGGAGAACAAA GTGACTGCCGAGGAGCTGTGCTCCCTTCTCAGCCAAGTCTTCCAGATTGTTTACACTGAGTCCACGATAGACTTCTTGGACAGAGCAATATTTGATGGGGCGTCCACGCCGACGCGGCACATGTCCTTACACAGCG acgACTCTTCTACAAAAGTGGACGTTAAGGAATCCTACGAAACGGAAGCAAGCACTTT TTCCTTTCCAGAAACCTTGGACGTGGGTGACAACTCCCCCTCTTCCTTCTGCACGCAACAGTCACCACACATCAAGACGGTCAGCGAGAGCGAGCTGAGCACCACGGCGACAGAGCTGCTCCAGGACTATATGATGACG CTCCGAACGAAGCTCTCCTCCCAGGAGATCCAGCAGTTCGCAATGCTCCTGCACGAGTATCGCAACGGCGCTTCGATCCACGAATTCTGCATCAACCTGAAGCAGCTCTACGGGGACAGCAGAAAGTTCCTGCTCTTAG GTCTTCGCCCCTTCATCCCCGAGAAGGACAGCCAACACTTCGAGAACTTCCTGGAGACCATCGGCGTGAAGGACGGCCGCGGCATCATCACCGACAGTTTCGGGAGGTACAGGCGGACGCTCAGCACCACCTCCAACTCCACCACCAACGGCAACGGCGCCGCGGGCAGCTCGGACGACCAGTCCGGCCCTTCCGAGGAGGACGAGTGGGACCGCATGATCTCGCACATCAGCAACGACATCGaagccctgggctgcagcatGGACCGCGATTCCTCCTGA